Proteins encoded by one window of Vampirovibrionales bacterium:
- the mutY gene encoding A/G-specific adenine glycosylase yields the protein MRAATDKSGFALALTRWYASHARDLPWRRTRDPYHVWLSEIMLQQTQVATVIPYYERFLARFSTVEALAAASEDETLKLWEGLGYYARGRNLRRAAQAIVETHQGRFPDTLAGMMALPGVGRSTAGAILTFAMGQAHPLLDGNVKRVLSRLFCFEADVNAPRSQETLWDYSAQLLAPSDDPYAFNQAVMELGATLCTPQAPQCLLCPVKDFCEAAAKGAQHELPRKAVKKPSPHYDIGAAVLWNGDRVLIQQRPRDGLLGGLWEFPGGKREGDETLAETVAREIREELALEIRVRDKLISVKHAYTHFRITLHAFDCDYLGGEPQARCAEAWRWTAPEKLRQFAFPKANNRVIDAILARRQDASTLPGQTTPPHDAPSPALR from the coding sequence ATGCGCGCGGCAACGGATAAAAGCGGATTCGCGCTGGCCCTGACGCGCTGGTACGCAAGTCATGCGCGCGACTTGCCATGGCGTCGAACGCGCGATCCTTATCACGTCTGGCTATCCGAAATCATGTTGCAACAAACGCAAGTAGCGACCGTGATTCCCTATTACGAGCGCTTCCTGGCGCGCTTTTCAACAGTAGAAGCGCTCGCCGCCGCCTCGGAAGACGAAACGCTCAAGCTGTGGGAAGGACTCGGCTATTATGCGCGCGGCCGTAACCTGCGCCGCGCCGCGCAAGCGATTGTCGAGACCCATCAGGGACGCTTTCCCGACACGCTTGCGGGCATGATGGCCTTGCCCGGCGTTGGCCGCAGCACGGCCGGCGCGATTCTCACCTTTGCCATGGGCCAGGCCCATCCCTTGCTCGACGGGAACGTCAAGCGCGTGTTATCGCGCCTGTTTTGCTTTGAAGCAGATGTCAATGCGCCGCGCTCACAAGAGACGCTCTGGGACTATTCCGCCCAATTGCTGGCTCCCAGCGACGATCCTTACGCGTTTAATCAGGCCGTGATGGAGCTGGGCGCGACGCTGTGCACGCCGCAGGCCCCGCAATGCCTTCTGTGCCCTGTCAAAGACTTCTGCGAGGCGGCGGCGAAGGGCGCACAACATGAGTTACCGCGAAAAGCGGTTAAAAAACCCTCGCCGCACTATGATATCGGCGCAGCCGTCCTCTGGAACGGCGACCGCGTGCTGATTCAGCAGCGTCCGCGCGATGGCCTGCTGGGGGGCCTGTGGGAATTCCCCGGCGGTAAGCGCGAAGGCGACGAAACGCTCGCCGAGACCGTGGCGCGCGAGATCCGCGAAGAACTGGCGCTGGAAATCCGCGTGCGCGACAAGCTTATCAGCGTCAAGCACGCCTACACCCATTTTCGCATCACGCTGCACGCCTTCGACTGCGACTACCTCGGCGGCGAGCCGCAAGCGCGCTGCGCCGAAGCCTGGCGCTGGACGGCGCCGGAAAAATTACGTCAGTTTGCCTTTCCAAAAGCCAATAATCGGGTGATTGACGCCATTCTGGCGCGACGTCAGGACGCATCGACCCTCCCCGGCCAGACGACGCCCCCTCATGACGCCCCCTCGCCCGCACTGCGTTGA
- a CDS encoding AMP-binding protein, with the protein MTPPRPHCVETDRDTPTRRILQIAARQPSAPALWTPQGDAISYGELARAVQRCLEGFRAQGLGPGDPVALTLPNGVDFVTAALALWRVGAVLVPLNPRLSEAEIAVILQDAQIHWRIGPQAGGALCPVTPLAQEETPLASSERDFPADLAALVYTSGTTGRPKGVMLSHENLLADAQANIAVLQADSNDRFLALPPLAHVYGLVNALLSALMVGASTAFVDGFRPQRVASALEQLSISTLIAVPTMYQAMVAYLGRSTPIPQRFSSLRVCHSGAAAMPPSLIADIERYFGAPVQEGYGLSEATSIVCSNPLAGPRKAGFVGPPVAGVALRVADAEGVVTQPGAIGELQVKGPTVMRGYYRRPRETAAAFTPDGWLKTGDLALRDADGYAAIVARQDDLIVVGGLKTYPREIEEALLLHPDVAEAAVAGVASQVAGGSSLTHQRIHAWIRPRPGAAPSVGELAGACAQRLASYKIPTRWHFTPDPLPQGPSGKILRKTLREQALAQDSTPDTP; encoded by the coding sequence ATGACGCCCCCTCGCCCGCACTGCGTTGAGACGGATCGCGACACGCCGACGCGCCGCATCCTGCAAATAGCGGCTCGTCAGCCGTCGGCCCCTGCGCTATGGACGCCCCAGGGAGACGCAATCTCTTATGGCGAGCTGGCGCGCGCCGTACAGCGATGTCTGGAGGGCTTCCGCGCGCAAGGCCTCGGCCCTGGCGATCCCGTGGCGCTCACGCTGCCCAACGGCGTCGATTTCGTCACGGCGGCGCTGGCGTTGTGGCGCGTCGGCGCGGTGCTGGTCCCGCTGAATCCGCGCTTAAGCGAGGCGGAGATCGCTGTTATTTTGCAGGATGCGCAGATTCACTGGCGTATCGGACCGCAGGCGGGCGGCGCTCTCTGTCCCGTCACGCCGCTGGCTCAGGAGGAGACGCCTCTGGCCTCTTCTGAACGGGATTTTCCGGCGGATTTGGCGGCGTTGGTCTATACGTCCGGGACCACCGGACGCCCTAAAGGCGTGATGCTCTCGCACGAGAATCTGTTGGCGGATGCGCAGGCCAATATCGCCGTGCTGCAAGCCGACTCAAACGATCGGTTTCTGGCGTTGCCGCCGCTGGCGCATGTGTATGGCCTGGTGAATGCGCTGCTGAGCGCGTTGATGGTCGGCGCCTCAACAGCCTTCGTCGACGGTTTTCGTCCTCAGCGCGTGGCGTCGGCGCTCGAACAGCTTTCTATCAGCACGCTGATTGCTGTTCCCACAATGTATCAGGCGATGGTCGCGTATCTGGGACGATCGACGCCGATACCGCAGCGATTTTCGTCTCTGCGCGTCTGCCATAGCGGCGCCGCCGCAATGCCCCCCAGCCTGATTGCCGATATTGAGCGCTATTTCGGCGCGCCGGTTCAGGAGGGGTATGGCCTGTCGGAAGCGACTTCGATCGTCTGCAGTAATCCGCTGGCGGGGCCTCGTAAAGCCGGGTTCGTGGGGCCGCCTGTCGCAGGCGTGGCGCTTCGCGTGGCGGATGCAGAAGGCGTCGTTACGCAGCCCGGCGCGATCGGCGAACTTCAGGTAAAAGGGCCCACCGTGATGCGCGGCTATTACCGCCGTCCGCGCGAAACCGCCGCCGCCTTTACGCCCGATGGCTGGCTGAAGACCGGCGATCTGGCCTTGCGCGACGCCGACGGCTACGCGGCCATCGTCGCCCGACAGGACGATTTAATCGTGGTGGGCGGCTTAAAAACCTATCCGCGCGAAATTGAAGAGGCGCTGCTGTTGCATCCTGACGTGGCCGAAGCCGCCGTGGCCGGCGTTGCGTCTCAAGTCGCGGGCGGCTCTTCGCTCACCCATCAGCGTATTCACGCCTGGATCCGTCCCCGGCCCGGCGCCGCGCCGAGCGTCGGCGAGCTGGCAGGCGCGTGCGCCCAGCGATTGGCGTCGTATAAAATCCCCACACGCTGGCATTTCACGCCGGACCCGCTGCCGCAAGGCCCCAGCGGCAAGATTCTACGCAAGACGCTGCGCGAGCAGGCGCTCGCTCAAGACTCAACGCCCGACACGCCCTGA
- a CDS encoding MmgE/PrpD family protein has product MMVDSLARRLAQYAHGFSPDAIPAACWAEARRRVVDSLGCALGAIASAPVAAAHAMIATATLANGATVLGSGVQTMAEWATFANGAAIRYLDFNDTYLSREPAHPSDNLAAILAVAQIEGRSGADVLAAMTLAYEIQCRLCDAASIRARGWDHVTYGAISSAIAAGWLMRLDIEQFAHAIALAATPNAALRQTRVGELSHWKGCAFANAARNGVFAATLARYGMTGPSQVFEGEMGFFKQVSGPFDLPPMGGQPGADGFMLTRTYIKRYPAEYHAQSAIEAALSLREQMPSLENGLSIEAIEIDSFDAAVDIIGGFAEHWRPRSRETADHSMPYLVAVALMDGDVTLASFSPGKLADPALLALIQKISIHRDAALTAGYPDGIPNRLRIRLTDGRTLEALCRYPTGHAKNPMNDAQVAEKFRGLAGAVFSPSQTEALLIGLENFADCRDLGALLATFTVAS; this is encoded by the coding sequence ATGATGGTCGATTCTCTTGCGCGCCGTCTGGCGCAATACGCCCACGGCTTTTCTCCTGATGCCATTCCGGCGGCGTGCTGGGCCGAGGCCCGACGGCGCGTCGTGGATTCGTTGGGCTGCGCCTTGGGAGCGATTGCCAGCGCGCCGGTTGCTGCGGCGCACGCGATGATCGCCACCGCGACGTTGGCCAATGGCGCCACTGTGTTGGGCAGCGGCGTCCAGACCATGGCCGAGTGGGCGACCTTCGCCAATGGCGCGGCCATTCGGTATCTGGATTTCAACGATACGTATCTGTCGCGCGAGCCGGCGCATCCCAGCGATAATCTGGCCGCCATTCTGGCGGTGGCGCAGATCGAGGGGCGCAGCGGCGCAGATGTGCTGGCCGCCATGACGCTGGCCTACGAAATTCAGTGCCGCCTGTGCGATGCCGCCAGTATTCGCGCGAGGGGCTGGGATCACGTCACGTATGGCGCAATTTCCAGCGCTATCGCCGCCGGATGGCTGATGCGCCTTGATATTGAGCAGTTCGCGCATGCCATTGCGCTGGCCGCAACGCCCAACGCCGCTCTGCGGCAAACCCGCGTGGGCGAACTGTCGCACTGGAAAGGCTGCGCTTTTGCCAACGCCGCGCGCAACGGCGTGTTCGCCGCCACGCTGGCGCGTTATGGGATGACCGGCCCTTCGCAAGTGTTTGAAGGCGAAATGGGCTTCTTCAAGCAGGTCAGCGGCCCGTTTGATCTGCCGCCGATGGGCGGACAACCCGGCGCGGATGGCTTTATGCTCACGCGCACCTATATCAAGCGCTACCCGGCGGAATATCACGCCCAAAGCGCCATAGAGGCGGCGCTGTCGCTGCGCGAACAGATGCCGTCTCTGGAAAACGGCCTCTCCATTGAGGCCATTGAGATTGATAGCTTTGACGCGGCGGTGGATATCATCGGCGGTTTTGCCGAGCATTGGCGTCCGCGCAGCCGCGAAACCGCCGATCACAGCATGCCCTATCTCGTCGCCGTCGCCCTGATGGACGGCGATGTGACGCTCGCCAGCTTTTCGCCCGGGAAACTGGCCGACCCCGCCTTGCTGGCGCTGATTCAGAAGATCTCTATTCACCGGGACGCTGCGCTGACCGCCGGTTACCCGGACGGCATCCCCAATCGCCTGCGCATCCGCCTGACGGACGGGCGCACGCTGGAGGCCCTGTGCCGCTATCCGACCGGTCATGCCAAGAACCCGATGAACGATGCGCAAGTCGCCGAGAAGTTTCGCGGGCTGGCCGGGGCGGTTTTTTCGCCGTCTCAGACCGAAGCGTTACTGATTGGGCTCGAAAACTTCGCCGACTGCCGCGATTTGGGCGCGCTGCTCGCCACATTTACGGTCGCTTCCTGA
- the sucD gene encoding succinate--CoA ligase subunit alpha, whose amino-acid sequence MTLMIDESTRVLVQGLTGREGMFHAEQCLRYGTQIVGGVTPGKGGSAIEIDGRSLPVFNTVREARAATQATASVIFVPPPFAADAILEAADAGLSLVICITEGIPITDMMRVKEGLKSRPATRLIGPNCPGLIAPDRCKIGIMPGSIHKRGPVGVVSRSGTLTYEAVDQLTQLGIGQSLCIGIGGDPIHGTSFIDALTAFQADPNTKAIVMIGEIGGSAEEEAAAYAKAHVSKPVVCFIAGQTAPPGKRMGHAGAIISGGKGGAAEKMQALREAGMAVVDSPARIGETVAAALSRSS is encoded by the coding sequence ATGACGTTGATGATTGACGAAAGCACCCGCGTCCTGGTCCAGGGTCTGACCGGCCGTGAAGGCATGTTCCATGCCGAACAATGTCTGCGCTACGGCACGCAGATTGTCGGCGGGGTGACCCCAGGCAAGGGCGGCAGCGCAATTGAGATCGACGGGCGCTCGCTGCCGGTTTTCAACACCGTGCGCGAGGCGCGCGCCGCCACTCAGGCCACCGCATCGGTGATTTTCGTCCCGCCGCCATTCGCCGCCGACGCGATTCTGGAGGCCGCTGACGCCGGTCTGTCGCTGGTCATCTGCATTACCGAAGGCATCCCTATTACCGATATGATGCGCGTGAAAGAGGGGCTGAAATCGCGCCCCGCCACGCGGCTCATCGGGCCGAATTGTCCGGGGCTGATTGCGCCGGATCGTTGCAAAATCGGCATTATGCCCGGCTCTATCCACAAACGCGGTCCGGTGGGCGTGGTCTCGCGCTCAGGCACGCTGACCTACGAGGCCGTCGACCAGTTGACGCAACTGGGCATTGGTCAATCGCTGTGCATTGGCATCGGCGGCGACCCGATTCATGGCACGAGTTTTATTGACGCTTTGACGGCGTTTCAGGCGGATCCCAATACCAAGGCCATTGTGATGATTGGCGAAATCGGGGGCTCTGCTGAAGAAGAGGCGGCGGCCTATGCCAAAGCGCATGTGAGCAAGCCGGTCGTGTGCTTTATCGCAGGTCAGACGGCCCCGCCGGGCAAGCGTATGGGCCATGCGGGCGCCATTATTTCGGGCGGTAAGGGCGGCGCGGCTGAAAAAATGCAGGCCCTTCGAGAAGCGGGCATGGCCGTGGTCGACAGCCCGGCGCGTATCGGCGAAACGGTTGCGGCGGCGCTTTCTCGCTCCTCTTGA
- the sucC gene encoding ADP-forming succinate--CoA ligase subunit beta has translation MKIHEYQAKSLFRRFDIPCPAGTVAFTVEEAVNAAEALPALPYVVKAQIHAGGRGKGGGVKVVQTLDAVREAAGQILGMQLVTHQTGPEGQRVKSVLIEQGSTIARELYLSVVLDRAAACPVIMASPDGGMDIEAVAEQSPERILKVHIHPSLGIQPYQARQIAYFLEIPAPAMKQALALIENLYRLYLETDASLVEVNPLVITQDDRVIALDGKITVDDNALYRQADIAAMRDTDEEDPLEVEASRFHLNYIKLDGNVGCMVNGAGLAMATMDIIKLAGARPANFLDVGGGANAQAIENAFRILLSDASVKAVLINIFGGILRCDLLAEGVVAAAQKLNVSAPIVIRMKGTNVERGKQILAESALQFTVAETMGEAAEAVSRLVCQPV, from the coding sequence ATGAAAATTCATGAATATCAGGCCAAATCGCTTTTCCGGCGTTTTGACATTCCATGTCCCGCCGGGACCGTGGCGTTTACCGTGGAGGAGGCCGTCAACGCGGCCGAGGCGCTGCCCGCGCTGCCTTACGTCGTAAAGGCTCAAATCCATGCGGGCGGACGCGGCAAGGGCGGCGGGGTGAAGGTCGTGCAAACGCTCGACGCCGTTCGCGAAGCCGCCGGGCAGATTCTGGGCATGCAGCTCGTCACGCATCAAACGGGCCCTGAAGGCCAGCGCGTCAAGTCTGTCCTGATTGAGCAGGGATCGACCATCGCCCGTGAACTGTATCTGAGTGTGGTGCTGGACCGGGCCGCAGCCTGTCCGGTGATCATGGCAAGCCCGGACGGCGGCATGGACATCGAAGCCGTTGCCGAGCAATCGCCCGAGCGTATTCTGAAGGTTCATATCCATCCCTCGCTGGGGATTCAGCCGTATCAGGCGCGGCAAATTGCGTATTTTCTGGAGATTCCGGCGCCGGCAATGAAGCAGGCGCTGGCGCTGATTGAGAACCTCTACCGGCTGTATCTGGAAACCGACGCTTCGCTGGTAGAGGTTAATCCGCTGGTCATCACCCAGGACGATCGCGTCATCGCGCTTGACGGTAAAATCACCGTGGATGACAACGCCCTCTATCGTCAGGCGGATATCGCCGCGATGCGCGATACCGATGAGGAAGACCCGCTGGAGGTGGAAGCCTCGCGCTTTCATCTGAATTACATCAAGCTGGACGGCAATGTGGGCTGTATGGTCAACGGCGCGGGGCTGGCCATGGCGACGATGGATATCATCAAGCTGGCCGGGGCGCGCCCGGCGAACTTTCTGGATGTGGGCGGCGGGGCCAACGCCCAAGCCATCGAAAACGCCTTTCGCATCCTGCTGAGCGACGCCAGCGTCAAGGCGGTGCTGATTAACATTTTTGGCGGCATCCTGCGTTGCGACTTGCTGGCGGAAGGCGTGGTGGCCGCCGCCCAGAAGCTCAACGTCAGCGCCCCGATTGTGATTCGCATGAAGGGCACCAACGTCGAGCGCGGCAAGCAGATTCTGGCGGAATCGGCGCTACAGTTCACCGTTGCAGAGACCATGGGCGAAGCTGCTGAGGCCGTATCGCGCCTGGTCTGCCAACCCGTCTGA